In 'Nostoc azollae' 0708, the following are encoded in one genomic region:
- the nagA gene encoding N-acetylglucosamine-6-phosphate deacetylase: protein MTKATPNPILSNVDIINARVPGYQDLQMIWVNENGIIEQILPMGIVCKRVSPGDLQILDVVGDWISLGGVDLQINGGLGLAFPDLMVKDTPMLDEISQFLWRAGVDAYLPTLVTTSVESIQRAMAIISNYTQNSGAKILGVHLEGPFLNYGKRGAHPAEYLLPLTMNEVKRVLGDYASVVKIITLAPELDPTGEIITYLRSLGITVSLGHSQATAEQAQLAFDAGATMVTHAFNAMPPLHHREPGLLGAAMNHPDVMCSFIADGQHVVPIMLEILLRASKGLFLVSDALAPLGLPDGVYPWDNRHIEITNGTARLFDGTLSGTTLPLLTGVQNLVKWGICDIEKAIFLATDAPREAINVPKLSPNQPASLLRWYWDENTRELSWKRIIAN, encoded by the coding sequence ATGACCAAAGCAACACCAAATCCGATCCTGTCAAACGTAGATATTATCAATGCAAGAGTACCCGGTTATCAAGATTTGCAGATGATTTGGGTCAATGAAAACGGGATCATTGAGCAAATTTTGCCCATGGGTATAGTCTGCAAAAGAGTTTCACCAGGAGATTTACAAATTTTAGATGTCGTGGGTGATTGGATTTCTCTAGGTGGCGTTGATTTGCAAATTAACGGGGGACTAGGTTTAGCATTTCCTGACCTGATGGTAAAAGATACCCCCATGTTAGATGAAATATCGCAATTTTTGTGGCGAGCAGGTGTAGATGCTTACTTACCCACCTTAGTGACAACCTCTGTAGAAAGTATCCAGCGAGCGATGGCCATCATCTCCAACTATACCCAAAACTCAGGCGCGAAAATTCTCGGAGTCCATCTCGAAGGCCCATTTTTGAACTACGGTAAACGTGGCGCACATCCAGCAGAATACCTACTACCGTTGACCATGAATGAAGTCAAGCGGGTTTTAGGTGATTACGCCTCAGTTGTCAAAATCATCACCTTAGCACCAGAATTAGATCCCACCGGTGAGATTATCACTTATTTACGTTCCTTGGGCATCACAGTTAGTTTAGGCCATTCCCAAGCCACAGCCGAACAAGCACAACTCGCCTTTGACGCAGGTGCAACAATGGTCACTCATGCCTTCAACGCCATGCCACCATTACATCACCGTGAACCAGGATTATTAGGTGCAGCCATGAACCATCCCGATGTGATGTGTAGTTTTATCGCTGATGGGCAGCACGTTGTGCCCATCATGTTAGAAATACTCCTCCGTGCTAGTAAAGGCTTATTTCTTGTCAGCGATGCCCTTGCACCTTTAGGATTACCAGATGGCGTGTATCCTTGGGATAATCGGCACATTGAAATTACTAACGGTACAGCCAGATTATTTGATGGCACGTTATCAGGAACAACTTTACCCCTATTAACAGGAGTACAAAACTTAGTGAAATGGGGAATTTGTGATATAGAAAAAGCCATTTTCCTGGCTACAGATGCACCCAGAGAAGCAATAAATGTACCAAAACTTAGTCCCAATCAACCTGCTAGTTTATTACGTTGGTATTGGGATGAAAATACACGAGAACTGTCTTGGAAACGGATAATTGCTAATTAG
- the bchH gene encoding magnesium chelatase subunit H — protein sequence MKRIVLIAGFESFNAELYRKAAFLASSPCPELDIRVFSDRNITTNPNEVQAALQGADVFFGSLIFDYDQVLWLREHIANIPIRLIFESALELMSLTKIGAFSIGDKPKGMPKPIKFILDKFSNGKEEDKLASYISFLKIGPKLLKLVPVQRVQDLRNWLIIYGYWNAGGKENVAALFWILAEKYLDLKIGDIPAPIETPNMGLLHPEYQGFFTSPKAYLEWYQKRSGRHEAERIYPQSPVPSNQSPIVGILLYRKHVISKQTYIPQLITKFEAAGLIPLPIFINGVEGHVVVRDWITTEYESQQRQQGNIETPSLSAEAVKVNALISTIGFPLVGGPAGSMEAGRQIEVAKRILTAKNIPYIVAAPLLIQDIYSWTRQGIGGLQSVVLYALPELDGAIDTIPLGGLVGENIYLVPERVQRLINRVKKWVELRELPPQNRKIAIILYGFPPGYGAVGTAALLNVPRSLIKLLHALKGEGYKVGEIPEDGEDLIRQVKEADEINPVLEHLEHDIKNITTVNARTLEKWLGYLQTSWIEKQWKSLTSSGIKTYGDEFNIGGVQLGNVWIGVQPPLGIQGDPMRLIFERDLTPHPQYAAFYKWLQNDFQADAVIHFGMHGTVEWLPGSPLGNTGYSWSDILLGNLPNLYIYAANNPSESILAKRRGYGVLISHNVPPYGRAGLYKDLVNLRDLISEYREDTERNYVLKEGICKKIVDTGLDVDCPFDDAKRLGIPFTPENVRMFSGHAFTHYLVKLYEYLQVLENRLFSSGLHVLGEAPNQEELAGYLDAFFGKENELQRREEREEGERVITGLLNQSTDELTNLLRGLNGEYIPPAPGGDLLRDGAGVLPTGRNIHALDPYRMPSPAAFDRGKEVAQKIISQHLEENKKYPETVAVLLWGLDAIKTKGESLGVLLELVGAEPVKEGTGRIVRYDLKPLKQVGHPRIDVLGNLSGIFRDSFVNIIELLDDLFQRAAGADEPEEMNFIRKHALVLKAQGVENSSARFFSNPSGDFGSLVNDRVVDGNWDSGDDLGKIWESRNVFSYGRQDKGQPRPEVLQTLLKTSDRIVQEIDSVEYGLTDIQEYYANTGGLKKAAEQQSGKKVTASFVESFSKDTTPRNLDDLLRMEYRTKLLNPKWANAMANQGSGGAFEISQRMTALIGWGGTADFRDHWVYDQAADTYALDPEMAEKLRKANPEAFRNILGRMLEASGRGLWQAHKDKLEKLRQLYELSDEELEGLTTPHGF from the coding sequence ATGAAACGAATTGTCTTGATTGCTGGCTTTGAATCATTTAATGCTGAGTTGTACCGAAAAGCGGCTTTTTTAGCTAGTTCTCCCTGTCCAGAGTTGGATATTCGCGTGTTTAGCGATCGCAACATTACCACTAACCCTAACGAAGTACAAGCCGCACTCCAAGGTGCAGATGTGTTTTTCGGCAGCTTAATCTTTGATTATGACCAAGTTTTATGGTTGCGTGAACACATCGCCAATATACCCATCCGGCTGATTTTTGAGTCAGCACTAGAATTAATGAGTTTGACGAAAATAGGAGCGTTTTCCATCGGTGATAAACCCAAAGGAATGCCAAAGCCTATTAAATTTATCCTTGACAAATTCAGTAACGGTAAGGAAGAAGATAAACTTGCTAGTTATATAAGTTTCTTAAAAATTGGACCAAAGTTATTAAAACTTGTACCAGTACAAAGAGTTCAAGATTTACGCAACTGGTTAATTATTTACGGTTACTGGAATGCAGGAGGAAAAGAAAACGTAGCCGCGTTATTTTGGATACTGGCAGAAAAATATTTAGATTTAAAAATTGGTGATATACCCGCACCCATTGAAACCCCAAATATGGGATTACTACATCCTGAATATCAAGGTTTTTTTACATCACCAAAAGCATATTTAGAATGGTATCAAAAGAGAAGTGGAAGGCATGAGGCAGAACGTATTTATCCCCAGTCCCCAGTCCCCAGTAACCAGTCCCCCATCGTCGGTATTTTACTTTATCGTAAGCACGTTATTAGTAAACAAACCTATATTCCCCAACTAATTACAAAATTTGAAGCAGCAGGTTTAATACCTTTACCCATTTTTATTAATGGTGTTGAAGGTCATGTTGTGGTACGCGACTGGATAACGACTGAATATGAAAGCCAACAAAGACAACAAGGAAATATAGAAACTCCTTCACTTTCAGCCGAAGCAGTAAAGGTTAATGCCCTAATCTCTACTATTGGTTTTCCCCTAGTTGGTGGACCTGCTGGTTCAATGGAAGCAGGTAGACAAATAGAAGTTGCTAAACGCATTCTTACAGCTAAAAATATACCTTATATTGTTGCTGCACCTCTATTAATTCAAGATATTTATTCATGGACTCGTCAAGGAATTGGTGGTTTACAAAGTGTAGTTTTATATGCGCTTCCTGAATTAGATGGAGCAATTGATACTATTCCTTTAGGTGGTTTAGTCGGAGAAAATATTTATTTAGTTCCTGAAAGAGTACAGCGTTTAATTAATAGAGTAAAGAAATGGGTAGAACTGCGAGAACTACCACCACAAAATCGGAAGATTGCTATTATTTTATATGGGTTTCCTCCTGGTTATGGTGCGGTAGGAACTGCTGCATTATTAAATGTTCCTCGCAGTTTAATTAAATTACTTCATGCACTTAAGGGAGAAGGTTATAAAGTTGGTGAAATTCCTGAGGATGGAGAAGATCTAATTCGTCAAGTTAAAGAAGCAGATGAAATTAATCCTGTGCTTGAACACCTAGAACATGACATAAAAAATATCACAACAGTCAATGCACGAACCTTAGAAAAATGGTTAGGATATCTGCAAACATCCTGGATTGAAAAACAATGGAAATCTCTCACTAGTAGCGGCATTAAAACTTATGGTGATGAGTTTAATATTGGTGGTGTGCAGTTAGGAAATGTGTGGATAGGTGTACAACCACCTTTGGGTATTCAAGGTGATCCAATGCGGTTAATATTTGAGCGAGATTTAACTCCCCATCCCCAATATGCAGCTTTTTATAAATGGCTGCAAAATGATTTTCAAGCTGATGCTGTAATTCATTTCGGAATGCACGGAACTGTGGAATGGTTGCCAGGTTCCCCTTTAGGAAATACGGGTTATTCTTGGTCGGATATTTTGTTAGGAAATCTGCCGAATCTCTATATCTATGCTGCTAATAATCCTTCTGAATCAATTTTAGCTAAACGTCGTGGTTATGGGGTGTTAATTTCTCACAATGTTCCTCCCTATGGACGTGCTGGTTTATATAAGGACTTGGTGAATTTACGTGATTTAATTTCTGAGTATCGGGAAGATACGGAAAGAAATTATGTGCTGAAGGAAGGGATTTGTAAGAAAATTGTTGATACTGGTTTGGATGTTGATTGTCCTTTTGATGATGCAAAAAGGTTGGGTATTCCTTTTACCCCGGAAAATGTCAGAATGTTTAGTGGTCATGCTTTTACTCATTATTTAGTGAAGTTGTATGAGTATTTACAGGTGTTAGAAAATCGGCTTTTTTCTTCTGGTTTGCACGTTTTGGGTGAAGCACCAAATCAGGAGGAGTTAGCTGGTTATTTGGATGCTTTTTTTGGTAAAGAGAATGAACTACAAAGACGCGAAGAAAGAGAGGAGGGAGAAAGAGTAATTACAGGTTTGTTAAATCAATCTACTGATGAGTTGACGAATCTTCTGCGGGGTTTAAATGGTGAATATATTCCTCCTGCACCTGGTGGTGATTTGTTAAGGGATGGTGCGGGTGTGCTACCAACGGGGAGGAATATTCATGCTTTAGATCCTTATAGAATGCCTTCTCCTGCTGCTTTTGACAGGGGTAAGGAAGTTGCTCAGAAAATTATTTCTCAGCATTTAGAGGAAAATAAGAAGTATCCTGAAACTGTGGCGGTTTTGTTATGGGGTTTGGATGCTATTAAAACTAAGGGTGAATCTCTTGGTGTTCTTTTGGAATTGGTTGGTGCTGAACCTGTGAAGGAGGGAACGGGAAGAATAGTAAGATATGATTTGAAACCTCTGAAACAAGTTGGACATCCTAGGATTGATGTGTTAGGAAATCTATCGGGTATTTTCCGTGATAGTTTTGTAAATATTATTGAGTTATTGGATGATTTATTTCAACGTGCTGCTGGTGCTGATGAACCGGAGGAAATGAATTTTATTAGGAAACACGCTTTGGTTTTAAAAGCGCAAGGGGTGGAGAATTCTTCAGCGAGATTTTTTTCTAACCCATCTGGTGATTTTGGTTCTTTGGTGAATGACAGAGTTGTGGATGGTAACTGGGATTCTGGGGATGATTTAGGGAAGATTTGGGAAAGTCGTAATGTTTTTAGTTATGGAAGACAGGATAAGGGACAACCAAGACCAGAAGTTTTGCAAACATTATTAAAAACGAGTGATCGCATTGTTCAAGAAATAGATTCGGTAGAATATGGTTTAACCGATATTCAGGAATATTATGCCAATACTGGGGGATTGAAAAAAGCCGCAGAACAGCAAAGCGGGAAAAAGGTGACAGCTAGTTTTGTGGAAAGTTTTTCTAAAGATACCACACCTAGGAATTTAGATGATTTATTGCGGATGGAATACAGGACTAAGTTGTTAAACCCCAAATGGGCTAATGCAATGGCTAATCAAGGTTCTGGTGGTGCTTTTGAAATTTCCCAACGCATGACAGCGTTAATAGGTTGGGGTGGTACTGCTGATTTTCGAGATCATTGGGTTTATGATCAAGCCGCAGATACTTATGCTTTAGATCCAGAAATGGCAGAAAAATTACGCAAAGCAAATCCTGAGGCGTTTAGAAATATTTTGGGGAGAATGTTGGAAGCTTCAGGACGTGGTTTATGGCAAGCTCATAAAGATAAGTTAGAAAAATTGCGTCAGTTATATGAGTTGAGTGATGAAGAATTAGAAGGATTGACAACTCCCCATGGCTTCTAG
- a CDS encoding ammonium transporter: MHSLDSTTKRLQISIDTTWVLLTGFLVFFMQTGFSMLEAGLLRQRGVINALLKNFVDPAVTILAWWGVSFGIAFGTSVGGFIGTDTFFLSQLPTDGVFPSRGVLGIASNLNAYTLFFFQFAFAATASKITTASMAGRTDLVGDLIYSDMMGAFSYPLIVHWIWNANGWLAKMSFHNFAGSAVVHTVGGWTAIVGTYLLGPRPGRTHWGTLPLAHNL; encoded by the coding sequence GTGCACTCTTTAGACAGCACAACAAAAAGATTACAAATTTCTATTGATACCACTTGGGTACTACTAACAGGGTTTTTAGTCTTCTTCATGCAAACCGGTTTCTCTATGTTAGAAGCAGGTTTACTGCGACAAAGAGGAGTAATAAATGCCCTATTAAAAAACTTTGTTGATCCTGCCGTCACAATCTTGGCTTGGTGGGGGGTCAGTTTTGGTATTGCTTTCGGTACAAGTGTGGGTGGTTTCATTGGCACAGATACCTTTTTCCTGAGTCAGTTACCCACTGATGGAGTCTTCCCTAGTCGTGGTGTACTAGGTATAGCTTCTAACCTCAATGCTTATACCTTGTTCTTCTTCCAATTTGCCTTTGCAGCTACAGCCAGTAAAATTACTACAGCTTCAATGGCGGGAAGAACTGACCTTGTTGGTGACTTAATTTACAGCGACATGATGGGTGCATTCAGCTATCCTCTGATTGTCCACTGGATTTGGAATGCTAACGGCTGGTTAGCCAAAATGAGTTTCCATAACTTTGCTGGTAGTGCTGTAGTTCACACCGTTGGTGGTTGGACAGCGATAGTTGGTACTTATTTACTTGGTCCCCGTCCTGGACGTACTCATTGGGGAACACTACCACTGGCACATAACTTATAA
- the purE gene encoding 5-(carboxyamino)imidazole ribonucleotide mutase translates to MSLQVGIIMGSDSDLPIMKDAIAVCEQFGIECEVAIVSAHRIPERMVEYAQRAHQRGLKVIIAGAGGAAHLPGMVASLTPLPVIGVPVATRNLQGVDSLYSIVQMPVGIPVATVAIGNAKNAGLLAVQILATHQPELLQKVQQYRQSLCDMVMDKQSKLEELGYQKYLQQMF, encoded by the coding sequence ATGAGCCTTCAAGTTGGTATTATCATGGGCAGTGATTCTGATTTGCCCATAATGAAAGATGCGATCGCAGTTTGTGAACAATTTGGGATTGAATGCGAAGTGGCGATCGTCTCTGCCCATCGTATCCCAGAACGCATGGTGGAATATGCTCAAAGAGCACACCAACGAGGTCTTAAGGTTATTATCGCTGGAGCTGGTGGTGCAGCCCATCTCCCTGGTATGGTAGCATCTTTAACTCCATTACCTGTGATTGGTGTTCCCGTAGCTACTCGTAATTTACAAGGTGTGGATTCTCTGTATTCCATTGTCCAAATGCCTGTGGGAATACCAGTAGCTACGGTAGCGATCGGTAACGCCAAAAATGCCGGACTCTTAGCAGTGCAGATTCTCGCTACTCACCAACCAGAATTGCTGCAAAAAGTCCAGCAATACCGCCAAAGCTTATGTGATATGGTGATGGACAAACAAAGCAAACTAGAAGAATTAGGCTATCAAAAATATTTACAGCAGATGTTTTAA